Proteins co-encoded in one Candidatus Korarchaeum sp. genomic window:
- the glmM gene encoding phosphoglucosamine mutase, which yields MSLIFTPLGIRGIVGRGFDAHTSMLIANIFGRRLGKGSLVVVGRDTRPSGEAIERAVISGLLSAGVNVLNIGVAPTPTIEWATAKYNADGGIVISGSHNPPEWNALKLLGREGILLHPDEMELLRSEFEKGRFESVPWNEMGKEEQYDATEDYLEDLLKFVNIERVRGYKLKVCLDVNGGAGAYVTPYLLNELGVKTLTINSAPGIFVRELEPRPDTLEDLSKIVVATGSDLGFAHDTDADRLTIVTERGEVMPEDVTLALVVDYILERKGGGKLVVNAASSRIFDHIAMRRGAEIYRTPVGEAYVTHKMKEVGATVGGEGSCGGVILPDFHLGRDGPLAAALILELMATRGRSLSDIIGDFPKYHTMRRNLPLEKEWKEVERILIKIGEERGMNLDFLDGIGLISDDLWALVRLSKTEHKIRVLVEGRDEEEARKLLNEIINALS from the coding sequence ATGAGCCTCATCTTCACTCCCTTAGGGATAAGGGGTATCGTGGGCAGGGGCTTCGATGCTCACACTTCCATGTTGATAGCCAATATCTTCGGGAGGAGATTGGGGAAGGGATCTCTAGTAGTCGTCGGAAGGGATACGAGACCAAGTGGAGAAGCTATTGAGAGAGCAGTTATCTCAGGGCTCCTCTCAGCTGGTGTGAACGTGCTCAACATAGGGGTAGCTCCAACACCTACGATAGAATGGGCCACAGCTAAGTACAATGCGGATGGAGGCATAGTGATATCTGGGAGCCACAATCCGCCTGAGTGGAACGCATTGAAGTTATTAGGGAGAGAAGGTATCCTCCTCCACCCTGATGAGATGGAGCTCCTCAGATCTGAGTTCGAGAAGGGAAGATTTGAATCAGTGCCCTGGAACGAGATGGGAAAGGAGGAGCAATATGACGCTACAGAGGACTACTTGGAGGACCTCCTCAAGTTCGTGAATATTGAGAGAGTCAGAGGGTATAAGTTGAAGGTCTGCTTAGATGTTAACGGTGGAGCTGGGGCTTATGTAACCCCCTATCTCCTCAACGAACTGGGTGTCAAGACGTTAACTATAAACTCAGCCCCTGGGATATTCGTGAGGGAATTGGAGCCGAGACCAGATACCCTAGAGGACCTCTCTAAGATCGTAGTAGCCACTGGATCGGATCTGGGCTTCGCTCATGATACGGATGCTGACAGACTAACTATAGTAACGGAGAGAGGGGAGGTCATGCCTGAAGATGTTACGCTAGCGCTCGTCGTCGATTATATACTCGAGAGGAAGGGCGGTGGGAAACTGGTCGTGAACGCGGCATCATCCAGGATCTTCGATCATATAGCGATGAGGAGGGGTGCTGAGATCTACAGAACCCCCGTCGGAGAGGCTTATGTGACGCATAAGATGAAGGAGGTAGGGGCTACTGTCGGTGGTGAGGGGAGCTGCGGGGGCGTGATACTCCCCGATTTCCACCTAGGTAGAGATGGTCCTTTAGCAGCGGCCCTCATATTGGAACTAATGGCTACTAGAGGGAGGAGTTTGAGCGATATTATCGGAGATTTCCCCAAGTACCATACGATGAGGAGGAATCTCCCATTGGAGAAGGAATGGAAAGAAGTGGAAAGGATTTTAATCAAAATTGGGGAAGAGAGAGGAATGAATTTAGATTTCCTCGATGGTATCGGGTTGATTTCCGATGATCTATGGGCTTTAGTTAGGCTCTCTAAAACGGAGCATAAGATAAGGGTCCTAGTTGAGGGGAGGGATGAGGAGGAAGCGAGGAAGTTATTGAATGAGATAATAAACGCTTTATCCTAA
- a CDS encoding OPT/YSL family transporter encodes MEQDERAFTPRALLLSIAFGLLILFGQTVIRGAGGYSWTGEAALVILAISYALSSMSKKPLSFGEMGVIFGSVEVMTVLFIGWQYILPSWAIAGLSKDFPLRQILPSFLVPRDEDAMRSLLLGGSINWGAWILPLTYVVLFAIILTLFSYFNVIPLRRFYIEREKLVFPVATVAAKFSKILKERGIKLKILYIGILSGFIISLFQRGHLLEAIWEEFPTADLRFDLTPYLQSSFPGGAFGMDQGTQITPDLIAWSFLIPLGIQVSIWITAIVAYLLIPPILVRMGLLPYESGHDFSFYSSNAAFNGPLPWYHLSTGVYVAVGLIPILVGAKYIARNFRGWDDEPLSRKWLLVGWALTFIFSIFLLSILGMSPAIALAILILQSIYWQGYIWTLGMSNWIVPINLGIRGILDQIFFSSGFFSRASSDTFFSGAANAMVTDSISAQPTASAEGFKLSSELNIKAKTIFRAQVFGIVFGALAGSLLLLLSFHIWGAAKKPLEMAVTTYPEEGLLTVMNQLEGWDPIYFIEGFLIGAIPFIVKGIFPIFGIGAIGILLGLLLPGYAALYMLTSLLRFLAERYGGEKFLQDRAVPFFAGFAIGGVLNAIGTSVVLIVRSSPLSPISGPLGVLIILAVILPVMRSYLRSGDFERVTQLPEDSGDGV; translated from the coding sequence TTGGAACAGGATGAGAGGGCATTCACTCCAAGGGCTCTGCTCCTCTCTATAGCGTTCGGTCTCCTCATACTCTTCGGTCAGACTGTGATAAGGGGGGCCGGTGGCTACAGCTGGACTGGGGAAGCTGCTCTCGTCATATTAGCTATCTCATATGCCCTTTCAAGTATGAGCAAGAAGCCCCTGTCCTTCGGGGAGATGGGAGTCATATTCGGTTCTGTTGAGGTGATGACAGTCCTCTTCATAGGTTGGCAGTACATACTCCCATCCTGGGCTATCGCAGGCCTCTCCAAGGACTTCCCACTGAGGCAGATCCTCCCCAGCTTTCTAGTGCCGAGGGATGAGGACGCTATGAGGAGCCTCCTCCTGGGCGGCAGTATAAACTGGGGAGCCTGGATCCTTCCACTAACTTATGTAGTCCTCTTCGCGATTATCCTGACTCTCTTCTCTTACTTCAACGTGATACCGTTGAGGAGATTCTACATAGAGAGGGAGAAGTTAGTCTTCCCCGTCGCTACTGTCGCCGCAAAATTTTCAAAAATATTGAAAGAAAGAGGAATTAAACTAAAAATACTATACATTGGAATATTATCAGGTTTCATAATTAGTCTCTTCCAGAGAGGGCATCTCTTGGAAGCTATATGGGAGGAGTTCCCAACAGCGGACCTGAGGTTCGATCTCACTCCCTACCTCCAGAGCTCCTTCCCTGGAGGGGCCTTCGGTATGGACCAGGGGACTCAGATAACACCGGATCTAATTGCGTGGTCCTTCCTGATACCATTGGGGATACAGGTATCGATATGGATTACTGCTATAGTCGCATACTTACTCATACCCCCGATCTTAGTGAGGATGGGACTCCTTCCCTATGAGAGCGGTCACGATTTCTCATTCTATTCATCAAATGCCGCTTTCAATGGCCCTTTGCCATGGTACCATCTCAGCACAGGGGTCTACGTCGCCGTAGGTCTAATCCCCATCCTCGTAGGAGCTAAGTATATAGCGAGGAACTTCAGGGGGTGGGACGATGAGCCCCTCTCGAGGAAGTGGCTCCTCGTAGGATGGGCCCTTACCTTCATCTTTAGCATATTTCTCCTATCGATCCTGGGGATGAGTCCCGCGATAGCTTTAGCTATCCTGATACTTCAATCAATTTACTGGCAGGGCTACATATGGACCCTCGGGATGAGCAACTGGATAGTACCGATCAATCTAGGGATAAGGGGTATCTTGGATCAGATATTCTTCTCCTCCGGCTTCTTCAGTAGAGCATCTTCAGATACCTTCTTCTCAGGAGCCGCTAATGCTATGGTGACTGACTCCATATCGGCTCAACCTACAGCTTCAGCTGAGGGGTTCAAGCTCTCATCAGAGCTCAATATAAAGGCTAAGACTATTTTCAGGGCTCAAGTCTTCGGGATAGTCTTCGGAGCTTTAGCAGGTTCCTTACTCCTTCTCCTCTCATTTCACATATGGGGAGCCGCTAAGAAGCCCCTGGAGATGGCAGTAACGACTTATCCAGAGGAGGGACTCCTCACTGTGATGAACCAGCTAGAAGGGTGGGATCCGATTTACTTCATCGAGGGATTTCTAATAGGTGCGATCCCATTCATAGTGAAGGGAATCTTCCCTATATTTGGCATAGGTGCCATAGGTATTCTTCTTGGGCTCTTACTCCCGGGATACGCTGCTCTATACATGCTAACTAGTCTATTGAGGTTCTTAGCTGAGAGATATGGGGGTGAAAAATTCCTCCAAGATAGAGCAGTTCCCTTCTTCGCAGGTTTCGCGATAGGCGGTGTCCTGAATGCGATAGGTACTAGCGTAGTTTTGATCGTGAGATCCAGCCCCCTCTCCCCTATCTCAGGACCACTAGGCGTTCTGATAATACTAGCTGTGATACTCCCGGTTATGAGATCTTACCTGAGATCGGGGGATTTTGAGAGGGTCACTCAACTTCCCGAGGATTCGGGGGATGGGGTATGA
- the pgk gene encoding phosphoglycerate kinase gives MKARRVPTLDDLYVENKRVFLRADMNVPIGENGEIMEIEKIKQAAKTLKELIERGASVVVGTHQGRPGSSDFITTEPHARELSKELGIDVEYVDGVFSSEVREKIKKMKKGEVIMLENLRFMAEENIEGDPKDLIKTHLVQKLAPLFDAYVNDAFQAAHRSQPSLVAFPYLLPSAAGRNMQKMLSEMMELDSIKGRRILILGGAKVPDKLKVMVHAIRNNKAAEVLTGGLVGMLLALAAGHRLNGKMKKMKDLDLLLPAAREILNEAPGRILYPVDFLVKLEDGRIENFPVYAIPENSEIIDIGVGTIELYKEKLKGADIAIANGPMGIFEKPESRRGTLEIVSAMEKYAKESVLCGGHLSAAADMVGVKGSKVYTAGGAVMYGLAGLPLPAVDALRESSSR, from the coding sequence ATGAAGGCGAGAAGGGTACCTACTCTCGATGATCTCTATGTCGAGAACAAGAGGGTCTTTTTAAGAGCTGATATGAACGTTCCAATAGGAGAGAACGGTGAAATAATGGAAATTGAGAAGATAAAGCAAGCTGCTAAGACTCTAAAGGAGTTGATTGAGAGGGGAGCTTCTGTAGTCGTTGGGACACATCAGGGAAGACCTGGAAGCAGCGATTTCATAACTACGGAACCTCATGCGAGAGAGCTCTCTAAGGAGCTCGGCATAGATGTGGAATACGTGGATGGAGTCTTCTCCAGCGAAGTCAGGGAGAAGATAAAGAAGATGAAGAAGGGAGAAGTCATAATGCTCGAGAATTTGAGATTTATGGCTGAAGAAAACATAGAAGGAGATCCAAAGGATTTAATAAAGACACATTTAGTTCAGAAGCTAGCTCCTCTATTCGATGCTTATGTTAATGATGCTTTTCAAGCTGCTCATAGGAGCCAACCTTCTTTAGTAGCTTTCCCATATCTCCTGCCCTCTGCGGCCGGGAGGAACATGCAGAAAATGCTAAGTGAGATGATGGAATTAGATTCGATAAAGGGAAGGAGGATACTCATATTAGGAGGGGCTAAGGTCCCCGATAAGCTGAAAGTAATGGTTCACGCTATCAGGAACAATAAAGCAGCGGAGGTCCTGACAGGGGGGCTTGTCGGCATGCTCCTAGCCCTAGCAGCTGGTCATAGACTTAACGGGAAGATGAAGAAGATGAAGGATCTGGACCTCTTACTCCCAGCAGCCAGGGAGATCTTGAATGAAGCGCCCGGTAGGATCCTCTATCCAGTCGATTTCCTAGTGAAGCTAGAGGATGGTAGGATCGAGAACTTCCCAGTCTACGCAATACCTGAGAATTCCGAGATAATAGATATAGGCGTCGGTACGATAGAGTTATACAAGGAGAAGTTGAAGGGCGCCGATATAGCTATAGCTAACGGACCGATGGGGATATTTGAGAAGCCGGAATCTAGGAGAGGGACTCTCGAGATAGTGAGTGCGATGGAGAAATATGCTAAAGAATCAGTCCTCTGCGGGGGACATCTCAGCGCAGCAGCCGATATGGTAGGGGTCAAAGGGAGCAAAGTTTACACAGCTGGAGGCGCTGTTATGTACGGTCTCGCTGGCCTCCCCTTGCCCGCTGTCGATGCCCTGAGGGAGAGCTCATCTAGATGA
- a CDS encoding S-methyl-5'-thioinosine phosphorylase, which translates to MVRVGIIGGSGLYKLLENPKTLRLDTPFGYCDVQLGELAGEEVAFIPRHGTSHKFPPFKVNYKANLYALNMLEVERIIATNAVGSINPDLEPGTIVIPHDFIDMTKCRDMTFYDGETTIKVRGREISGVVHVSMTPYTYCPEIRASIIEAAESIGLRVRDSGVYVCTEGNRFETPAEIRAFSILGGDIVGMTGCPEASLARELAICYASISVVTNYAAGVSGAVKLTQEEVIEIFSRKIQDISRLIEETIRRVPKERGCPCKDALSEYLK; encoded by the coding sequence ATGGTGAGAGTAGGCATAATAGGTGGGAGTGGATTATATAAGCTCCTAGAAAATCCTAAAACACTGAGATTAGACACTCCCTTCGGCTACTGCGATGTACAATTGGGCGAGCTAGCTGGAGAGGAGGTCGCCTTCATACCGAGGCATGGGACCTCGCATAAGTTCCCTCCCTTCAAAGTGAACTATAAGGCGAATCTCTACGCCCTCAACATGCTTGAAGTTGAGAGGATAATCGCCACGAATGCAGTAGGATCGATAAATCCGGATCTAGAGCCAGGGACGATAGTAATACCTCACGATTTCATAGATATGACGAAATGCAGGGATATGACATTTTACGATGGGGAGACTACAATCAAAGTCAGAGGAAGGGAGATAAGCGGTGTAGTACATGTCTCAATGACTCCATACACGTACTGCCCCGAGATAAGAGCTTCCATAATTGAAGCGGCGGAGAGTATAGGCTTGAGGGTCAGGGATAGTGGTGTTTACGTCTGCACTGAGGGGAATAGGTTCGAGACCCCCGCTGAGATCAGAGCGTTCTCAATACTCGGGGGAGATATCGTCGGTATGACGGGATGCCCAGAGGCCTCCCTAGCTAGGGAACTCGCTATCTGTTATGCGAGCATTTCAGTAGTCACCAATTATGCAGCAGGAGTTTCAGGAGCTGTTAAATTGACACAAGAAGAAGTAATTGAGATATTCTCAAGGAAAATCCAAGATATATCAAGGCTTATTGAGGAAACTATAAGAAGAGTACCTAAGGAGAGGGGATGTCCCTGTAAGGATGCTCTCTCTGAGTACCTGAAGTAA
- a CDS encoding TCP-1/cpn60 chaperonin family protein produces the protein MALATVGGRPVLILKEGTTRTRGDEARRINIMAARAIADAVKTTLGPKGMDKMIVDSIGDITVSNDGATILQEMEVAHPAAKLMVNLAKAQDKEVGDGTTTSVVLAGELLIEAESLLQKDIHPTVIVEGYERALKFVEQELEKLAIKVNPDDEEWLMKVAETAMSSKLVSGEKRKLAEIAVKAVKAVEEMKGDKRYVDIDNVKIVKKKGKSLAETEFVKGIILDKEVVHGDMPKSVRNAKIAILNVPLEIKKPEIDMEVQISSPQELREFIEQETRILREKVEKIHSVGANVVFCQKGIDEVAQHFLAKYGIMAVRRVSEKDMQRIEKATGGKIVNNLDDLTENELGRAGLVEERKIGDDKMIFIEECENPRAVTILLRAGADTILDEAERGLKDALYVIRNVVEDGKVFYGGGSIQEELAIRLREYAHSERGKEQLAMESFANALESIPRILAENAGMDAVDAIVELRNAHKSGKISAGIDVLNGKVGDMAELGVVDTYRGVKNAIAAATETAILIIKTDDIIAAKPYEEKGKEKGKGGEEEEGGGEFKSEFD, from the coding sequence ATGGCCCTAGCCACAGTCGGTGGGAGACCAGTCCTGATATTGAAAGAAGGAACTACGAGGACGAGAGGAGATGAGGCTAGGAGGATAAATATAATGGCAGCGAGGGCAATAGCTGATGCCGTTAAGACGACGCTAGGCCCTAAGGGAATGGATAAGATGATAGTGGATTCTATCGGCGATATAACGGTTAGCAACGATGGGGCCACGATACTACAGGAGATGGAAGTCGCCCATCCAGCTGCGAAATTGATGGTAAACTTAGCTAAAGCTCAGGATAAGGAGGTAGGGGACGGGACGACAACTAGCGTAGTTCTCGCAGGGGAGCTTTTGATAGAGGCTGAGTCGTTACTGCAGAAGGACATACATCCGACTGTCATAGTCGAGGGGTATGAGAGAGCTCTGAAGTTCGTGGAGCAGGAGTTGGAGAAGCTCGCTATAAAAGTCAACCCTGATGATGAGGAATGGCTCATGAAGGTCGCTGAGACAGCTATGAGTAGCAAGCTCGTGAGTGGTGAGAAGAGGAAGCTAGCTGAGATAGCTGTCAAGGCTGTGAAAGCTGTCGAGGAGATGAAAGGGGATAAGAGGTACGTAGATATAGATAACGTGAAGATAGTGAAGAAGAAGGGCAAGAGTTTAGCTGAGACAGAGTTCGTCAAGGGGATAATATTGGACAAGGAAGTCGTCCATGGGGACATGCCGAAGAGCGTGAGGAACGCTAAGATAGCGATTCTAAATGTACCGCTAGAGATAAAGAAGCCCGAGATAGACATGGAGGTTCAGATATCGTCCCCGCAAGAGCTGAGGGAGTTCATAGAGCAGGAGACCAGGATCCTGAGGGAGAAGGTAGAGAAAATACATTCTGTGGGTGCTAACGTTGTCTTCTGCCAGAAGGGGATAGATGAAGTAGCTCAGCACTTCTTAGCGAAGTACGGCATAATGGCAGTCAGGAGGGTAAGCGAGAAAGACATGCAGAGGATAGAGAAGGCTACTGGAGGAAAAATAGTCAACAACTTGGATGATTTGACTGAGAATGAGCTTGGAAGGGCTGGGCTCGTTGAGGAGAGGAAGATAGGAGATGATAAGATGATATTCATTGAGGAGTGCGAGAACCCGAGGGCTGTCACGATATTACTGAGGGCTGGAGCCGATACGATACTTGATGAGGCTGAGAGAGGGCTCAAGGATGCCCTATACGTCATAAGGAATGTAGTTGAGGATGGGAAGGTATTCTACGGAGGCGGCTCCATACAGGAGGAGCTAGCGATAAGGTTGAGGGAGTATGCTCACTCAGAGAGAGGGAAGGAGCAGCTCGCAATGGAGTCTTTCGCTAATGCTTTAGAGAGCATCCCCAGGATATTAGCTGAGAACGCTGGCATGGACGCTGTGGATGCGATAGTCGAGTTGAGGAACGCTCACAAGTCAGGGAAGATATCCGCGGGGATAGATGTCCTCAACGGTAAGGTCGGAGATATGGCTGAGCTCGGAGTCGTCGATACTTACAGAGGAGTGAAGAACGCTATAGCTGCAGCCACTGAGACAGCTATCCTGATAATAAAGACGGACGATATAATAGCCGCTAAGCCATACGAGGAGAAGGGGAAGGAGAAGGGCAAGGGCGGAGAGGAAGAGGAGGGTGGCGGTGAGTTTAAATCTGAGTTCGACTGA
- a CDS encoding oligosaccharide repeat unit polymerase family protein, producing the protein MILSILIRSFKSSLIGRKLIRLRPSIIKGSLTYRALILIYKTLSDSYDRSFIVRLLRKLCYPIESKVTLQKFQFKEGSLLKRALDIFLSPFILPIGFLFFFMVSLVRVCEGTVLLLLLTVISMLLGIALARAEEEMEVIDPRGFVLFLGASMFLIGYAAFIVQIANAGGIPLLDEQVRRKLPAELNYLSWTTVPGAAFILSSSRVRRCEAILFSIIGFIPSFLLAFRTEMIAYILAVLVVLYNRKLIGPVFITTAFITLIISFIGVGAFRSIATGLVQNPITSVLYRPTITVAALDTIVRLYGFRPITNGYIHLAAISSLGLISGPRYGPRNLIGRYTLGRTDVSTTATLIGGPLLDWGILGVFASSLIYSYILALSHRFSRGREALLGPYAVIYSYLVVGIETGILDLNVYIYLLISILITIFSLRPRR; encoded by the coding sequence TTGATCCTCTCTATACTGATCAGATCCTTTAAGAGCTCTCTCATAGGGAGAAAGTTGATTAGATTAAGGCCATCGATAATAAAGGGGAGCCTCACATATAGAGCTTTAATTTTAATCTATAAGACTCTCAGCGATTCATATGATAGATCTTTCATTGTGAGATTACTCAGGAAGCTCTGCTACCCGATCGAGAGCAAAGTCACACTCCAAAAATTCCAATTTAAGGAAGGAAGTTTACTGAAAAGGGCTTTAGATATCTTTCTATCACCATTCATCCTCCCCATAGGCTTCTTATTCTTCTTTATGGTCTCCTTGGTGAGGGTGTGCGAGGGCACCGTCCTCCTACTCCTCCTGACCGTGATATCGATGCTACTGGGAATAGCTTTAGCCAGGGCCGAGGAGGAAATGGAGGTGATAGATCCGAGGGGTTTCGTCCTCTTCCTAGGAGCCTCGATGTTCCTCATAGGTTACGCTGCTTTCATCGTCCAGATAGCGAATGCAGGCGGGATCCCTCTGCTAGATGAGCAAGTTAGGCGGAAGCTCCCAGCGGAGCTCAACTACCTCTCATGGACGACGGTCCCGGGTGCTGCATTCATACTCTCTTCATCGAGAGTGAGGAGATGCGAGGCTATTCTATTCTCCATAATAGGGTTCATACCATCTTTCCTGCTCGCTTTCAGGACTGAGATGATAGCATACATACTCGCGGTCCTCGTAGTACTATACAATAGGAAGTTGATAGGACCTGTGTTCATAACGACTGCGTTCATAACGCTGATAATATCCTTCATAGGGGTTGGGGCGTTCAGATCCATAGCGACGGGGCTAGTCCAGAACCCAATAACCTCTGTCCTCTATAGACCGACTATAACTGTCGCAGCTCTAGATACTATCGTTAGACTCTATGGCTTCAGGCCAATTACGAATGGTTACATTCATCTAGCTGCGATATCCTCCCTTGGGCTCATAAGCGGGCCTAGATACGGACCCAGGAACCTCATAGGCAGGTACACCCTTGGGAGGACCGATGTATCTACGACAGCTACGCTCATAGGGGGGCCGCTCTTAGATTGGGGGATCCTAGGGGTCTTTGCATCCTCTCTAATATACTCCTATATTTTAGCACTATCCCACAGGTTCTCCAGGGGGAGGGAGGCGCTCCTAGGTCCCTACGCAGTCATATATTCGTACTTAGTCGTGGGGATCGAGACAGGGATATTGGATCTCAATGTCTACATCTACCTTTTAATCTCGATCCTCATCACAATATTCTCGCTGAGGCCTAGAAGATGA
- a CDS encoding oligosaccharide repeat unit polymerase family protein: MKVREVIIHPSSGIFIILVSIMISGSIKFGISYQWLLSSLSGLASFTLGVISANRLGIKFLMISSEIALFIIIFFSFLRIAGYYSFLISLLWLAVANISSLLIRAKEVRVPVYSIITYILGSSLVIYSYLKIPDIAELRASPSVPVEGAFGMFLIFISYPSIFSWLLKSNSIYSALFSVFSISLMLLHGFRADAILVLLSTFLLVWRRSRHLSYLLLLSALLLYIGIDIIRAKLAISALERPIFRLSTTYYYSKELASYFLKLIPIEPFWLTSIPLHQSQTIGRGIFGKDFGITPTIFIGMLMDLGFIGMLLLSFFIGSATSYSYGKFISGDDEFSYTVIWPIIITRTEIGLTQLDLALIFGSTIFSLLLNFFNGSRDLRGG; this comes from the coding sequence ATGAAAGTTCGAGAGGTAATAATACATCCCTCCTCAGGGATTTTTATAATTTTAGTCTCTATAATGATCTCCGGTTCAATTAAATTCGGTATATCTTATCAATGGCTCCTCTCATCACTCTCAGGCCTAGCGTCATTCACATTGGGCGTCATCTCAGCGAACCGCTTGGGCATCAAGTTCCTGATGATATCATCAGAGATAGCCCTATTCATCATAATATTTTTCTCATTTTTAAGGATAGCGGGCTATTACTCATTCTTAATATCACTTCTATGGTTGGCAGTCGCGAACATCTCCTCGTTACTCATCAGAGCGAAGGAAGTGAGGGTACCTGTATATTCGATCATTACATATATCCTAGGCTCGTCCCTCGTCATTTACTCCTACCTCAAGATACCGGATATCGCGGAGCTGAGGGCCTCACCCAGCGTACCGGTTGAGGGTGCGTTCGGGATGTTCTTAATTTTCATATCATATCCAAGTATCTTCTCCTGGCTTTTGAAATCAAATTCAATTTATTCAGCATTATTCTCAGTATTTAGCATATCCCTCATGCTCCTCCACGGCTTCAGAGCTGACGCCATTCTAGTGCTACTCTCTACGTTCCTCCTAGTATGGAGGAGGAGCAGGCATCTCTCATACCTCCTCTTGTTATCAGCACTGCTCCTCTACATAGGAATAGATATTATTAGAGCTAAACTCGCGATATCAGCATTGGAGAGGCCTATCTTCCGGCTCAGTACGACTTACTATTACTCGAAGGAGTTAGCATCGTATTTCCTCAAGTTAATACCTATAGAACCATTCTGGCTTACTTCCATACCGTTGCATCAATCCCAGACTATAGGAAGAGGTATCTTCGGTAAGGATTTCGGGATAACTCCGACTATATTCATCGGGATGCTGATGGACCTAGGTTTCATCGGGATGCTTCTCTTATCCTTCTTCATAGGTTCCGCGACTAGTTACTCCTATGGGAAGTTCATCTCAGGGGATGACGAATTTTCGTACACTGTAATATGGCCCATCATAATAACTAGAACGGAGATAGGGTTGACTCAGCTCGACCTCGCTCTGATATTCGGGTCCACTATATTCTCCCTCTTACTCAACTTTTTTAATGGGTCTCGTGACTTGAGAGGAGGGTAA
- a CDS encoding 30S ribosomal protein S8e produces MPYYYHGPVMPGGRKPTGGKIRVSRGKRKREAGRHPAFTTIGERRLKLVRIRGGGIKLRLISGNEVNVAVGGGLTKRAKILSFIENPSDKTLSRRGIITKGALVKTDLGIVRITSRAGQHGVLNGVLVSGDVAS; encoded by the coding sequence ATGCCGTACTACTACCACGGTCCCGTGATGCCTGGGGGCAGGAAGCCGACAGGCGGGAAGATAAGAGTGAGTAGAGGGAAGAGGAAGAGAGAAGCGGGGAGGCATCCAGCTTTCACAACGATAGGTGAGAGGAGACTCAAGCTAGTGAGGATAAGGGGAGGAGGGATAAAGTTGAGGCTCATATCAGGTAATGAAGTGAACGTAGCGGTAGGGGGAGGTCTGACGAAGAGAGCTAAGATACTGAGCTTCATAGAGAATCCATCCGATAAGACTTTGAGTAGGAGGGGTATAATAACTAAGGGAGCTCTAGTTAAGACCGACTTAGGGATTGTGAGGATCACTTCGAGAGCCGGTCAGCACGGCGTACTGAACGGAGTCCTAGTGAGTGGGGATGTCGCATCGTAG
- a CDS encoding signal recognition particle protein Srp19 (binds to 7S RNA to mediate binding of the signal recognition particle protein Srp54) yields MSHRRERKVIYPSYFDSRLSRKDGRRVPRSLAIRGPTLQDLVNALKSLSIRFYVEKDKGRPSRWYKFEGRVLVHYEGKKEELLKTLAREMVRQRREVSGGSSQSN; encoded by the coding sequence ATGTCGCATCGTAGGGAGAGGAAGGTGATATATCCCTCTTACTTCGACTCCAGATTAAGCAGGAAGGATGGGAGGAGGGTTCCTAGGAGTCTAGCAATAAGGGGACCGACTCTCCAAGACCTAGTGAACGCCCTAAAATCCCTCTCAATTAGATTCTATGTAGAGAAGGATAAGGGGAGACCTTCTAGATGGTATAAATTTGAGGGACGCGTTTTAGTCCATTATGAGGGGAAAAAGGAGGAACTCCTCAAGACATTAGCTAGGGAGATGGTGAGGCAGAGGCGTGAGGTTTCTGGGGGAAGTAGTCAGAGTAACTAG
- a CDS encoding Gar1/Naf1 family protein has product MRFLGEVVRVTRSRNFLVRLKPPLKEDLKGSKVLLEDLSLVGIVSDIIGPVHEPYALVKILIPLDRAKELIGKRVYLAERGDEKILRSGEGLLSY; this is encoded by the coding sequence GTGAGGTTTCTGGGGGAAGTAGTCAGAGTAACTAGATCGAGGAACTTCCTAGTTAGATTGAAGCCTCCCTTAAAAGAGGATTTAAAGGGGTCCAAAGTTCTACTTGAAGATCTATCCTTAGTAGGGATCGTTAGTGATATAATAGGGCCTGTCCATGAGCCTTATGCTTTAGTCAAGATATTGATTCCCTTGGATAGAGCTAAGGAGCTCATAGGTAAGAGGGTTTATCTAGCGGAGAGGGGCGATGAGAAGATCCTGAGGTCCGGAGAAGGTCTATTATCTTATTGA